The sequence GGCCTTGTACTCGCTGTACCCCTGAGGGAACCATTGAGGAGGTTCCTGGAGCAGGAGTGGAGGCAGGGCGGGAGGAGGAATGAGGGAGGTGGGGGTGGTGGTTAAGCCCATTGTTGGCGTTATAATGTATCAAACCAGTTACTCCAAGGGGCAGGAATTAGTGGCCCAGAGGATGGTTAAGTGGTTCCTTAGGCTTGGTTATGAGGCCTACTTGATAACCAGTGTTTACCATGACGGTAATGAAGTGGTTAAGAGAAGGGCCGTGGAGACATCCCTCGAGGGTTACATATTTCAGGAGAAGGATAATGTCATTGGACTACCCACAATTAGGGTTGATAGTTACATGGCTAAGTGGCCACCCAGGAGGATCATGTTCAAGAACTTCATTGATGTTCTCAGGAGGATAAGTGATAATTTCGGTATCAATTCGTTAATAACGCATTCAACGCTTTGGAACGGACCTGAGGAAACTTCAAAATACGTGATGTGGAGGAGAATGCTGACGACACTTGGCCTTGAGGGCAGTGGGGTCTTCTTTGGGCACATGAGTCATTATCAACCGCCTGACCCAACTAGGTACGACATAGTTGAGAGGTCGTATAGGTTGGCCTGGAATCACGTGGCCTTTCCCGAGGTATTCAAGGCCGCTAACCTAGTGCTCTGCGTTACACCGCTTGAGGGTGAGGAGATGATTAGGATGGGTGCGAGGCCTGAGCAAATCTACGTATTTCCAGGGGGCATTGACGATGATGAGGTGGCTGACCTGAGCGTCGTTGATTCGAGTGACTTCAGGGTTAAGTATAGGATTCCCGATGATGTTAAGATAGTGGCTTACCTGGGCACTGTTGAGGAGAGGAAGAACCCATTGGCAGTCGTCAGGGTTGCCAGGATGCTTAGGCATAGGCGTGACGTGCACTTCGTAATTGCTGGCAAACCCGGTGATCAGTGGGACGAGGTTGTTAATGAGGCT is a genomic window of Vulcanisaeta souniana JCM 11219 containing:
- a CDS encoding glycosyltransferase, whose amino-acid sequence is MVKPIVGVIMYQTSYSKGQELVAQRMVKWFLRLGYEAYLITSVYHDGNEVVKRRAVETSLEGYIFQEKDNVIGLPTIRVDSYMAKWPPRRIMFKNFIDVLRRISDNFGINSLITHSTLWNGPEETSKYVMWRRMLTTLGLEGSGVFFGHMSHYQPPDPTRYDIVERSYRLAWNHVAFPEVFKAANLVLCVTPLEGEEMIRMGARPEQIYVFPGGIDDDEVADLSVVDSSDFRVKYRIPDDVKIVAYLGTVEERKNPLAVVRVARMLRHRRDVHFVIAGKPGDQWDEVVNEARDLSNVTLTGELSIEDKKKLIKEAYVNIIMSKMEALGLTQLEFMYGGVPVITSAVYGQKWVVRNGVDGIHVNGPDDVEGAAKAVERLLDNPEERDRMGRNARERASQLLMSKLIKELAVKIEEYLR